A genomic stretch from Thamnophis elegans isolate rThaEle1 unplaced genomic scaffold, rThaEle1.pri scaffold_235_arrow_ctg1, whole genome shotgun sequence includes:
- the THTPA gene encoding thiamine-triphosphatase isoform X3: protein MSGAIEVEQKFLFGPSTIEKLAELGALLEGRISFRDSYYDVPDWRLTWEDHWLREREGVGWELKCPPVLGAVGSKESPCAAETDNHSSAPIWRPPRDPRSSHTATPYREVTCPQDIVTRLCGLLGRNPGQNWRCCVNKAVEELGLEMFASFVTTRHKYRVGDLHVDLDEADFGYAVGEVETMVQRLEDIPGALEKIQKFCRQLGLEETPAIPGKMLVYLHRFRPTHYQALMESRIVREVITTTEGQYGKV from the exons ATGTCCGGAGCCATCgaagtggaacagaagtttcttTTCGGGCCTAGCACCATCGAGAAGTTAGCCGAGCTGGGGGCCCTCCTGGAAGGCCGCATCTCTTTTCGCGACAGCTACTACGACGTCCCCGATTGGCGCTTGACGTGGGAGGATCACTGGCTGCGGGAACGCGAGGGGGTGGGCTGGGAGTTGAAATGTCCCCCAGTTCTTGGGGCGGTGGGAAGCAAGGAGAGCCCGTGTGCAGCAGAGACAGATAACCATTCGTCCGCTCCAATTTGGCGACCACCGAGGGACCCAAGATCATCTCACACGGCCACCCCGTACCGAGAAGTGACGTGTCCCCAAGATATCGTGACCCGCCTCTGTGGTTTATTGGGCAGAAACCCTGGACAGAACTGGAGATGTTGTGTGAACAAAGCAGTAGAAGAACTGGGCTTGGAGATGTTTGCTAGTTTTGTGACCACGCGGCACAAATACCGGGTGGGGGATTTGCACGTGGATCTCGACGAGGCGGATTTCGGCTACGCCGTGGGCGAGGTGGAAACTATGGTCCAACGGTTAGAGGACATCcctggggctttggagaagatTCAGAAGTTTTGCAGGCAGCTAG GCTTGGAAGAAACGCCCGCCATTCCTGGCAAGATGTTGGTGTATTTGCACAGATTCAGACCTACCCATTACCAGGCCTTGATGGAGTCTAGAATTGTGCGGGAAGTGATAACTACCACCGAGGGACAGTATGGAAAAGTTTGA
- the THTPA gene encoding thiamine-triphosphatase isoform X1: MERGCARQADLQPGEGQMSGAIEVEQKFLFGPSTIEKLAELGALLEGRISFRDSYYDVPDWRLTWEDHWLREREGVGWELKCPPVLGAVGSKESPCAAETDNHSSAPIWRPPRDPRSSHTATPYREVTCPQDIVTRLCGLLGRNPGQNWRCCVNKAVEELGLEMFASFVTTRHKYRVGDLHVDLDEADFGYAVGEVETMVQRLEDIPGALEKIQKFCRQLGLEETPAIPGKMLVYLHRFRPTHYQALMESRIVREVITTTEGQYGKV; encoded by the exons GGCAGATGTCCGGAGCCATCgaagtggaacagaagtttcttTTCGGGCCTAGCACCATCGAGAAGTTAGCCGAGCTGGGGGCCCTCCTGGAAGGCCGCATCTCTTTTCGCGACAGCTACTACGACGTCCCCGATTGGCGCTTGACGTGGGAGGATCACTGGCTGCGGGAACGCGAGGGGGTGGGCTGGGAGTTGAAATGTCCCCCAGTTCTTGGGGCGGTGGGAAGCAAGGAGAGCCCGTGTGCAGCAGAGACAGATAACCATTCGTCCGCTCCAATTTGGCGACCACCGAGGGACCCAAGATCATCTCACACGGCCACCCCGTACCGAGAAGTGACGTGTCCCCAAGATATCGTGACCCGCCTCTGTGGTTTATTGGGCAGAAACCCTGGACAGAACTGGAGATGTTGTGTGAACAAAGCAGTAGAAGAACTGGGCTTGGAGATGTTTGCTAGTTTTGTGACCACGCGGCACAAATACCGGGTGGGGGATTTGCACGTGGATCTCGACGAGGCGGATTTCGGCTACGCCGTGGGCGAGGTGGAAACTATGGTCCAACGGTTAGAGGACATCcctggggctttggagaagatTCAGAAGTTTTGCAGGCAGCTAG GCTTGGAAGAAACGCCCGCCATTCCTGGCAAGATGTTGGTGTATTTGCACAGATTCAGACCTACCCATTACCAGGCCTTGATGGAGTCTAGAATTGTGCGGGAAGTGATAACTACCACCGAGGGACAGTATGGAAAAGTTTGA
- the THTPA gene encoding thiamine-triphosphatase isoform X2, which translates to MQRVPYDGLKTQMSGAIEVEQKFLFGPSTIEKLAELGALLEGRISFRDSYYDVPDWRLTWEDHWLREREGVGWELKCPPVLGAVGSKESPCAAETDNHSSAPIWRPPRDPRSSHTATPYREVTCPQDIVTRLCGLLGRNPGQNWRCCVNKAVEELGLEMFASFVTTRHKYRVGDLHVDLDEADFGYAVGEVETMVQRLEDIPGALEKIQKFCRQLGLEETPAIPGKMLVYLHRFRPTHYQALMESRIVREVITTTEGQYGKV; encoded by the exons ATGTCCGGAGCCATCgaagtggaacagaagtttcttTTCGGGCCTAGCACCATCGAGAAGTTAGCCGAGCTGGGGGCCCTCCTGGAAGGCCGCATCTCTTTTCGCGACAGCTACTACGACGTCCCCGATTGGCGCTTGACGTGGGAGGATCACTGGCTGCGGGAACGCGAGGGGGTGGGCTGGGAGTTGAAATGTCCCCCAGTTCTTGGGGCGGTGGGAAGCAAGGAGAGCCCGTGTGCAGCAGAGACAGATAACCATTCGTCCGCTCCAATTTGGCGACCACCGAGGGACCCAAGATCATCTCACACGGCCACCCCGTACCGAGAAGTGACGTGTCCCCAAGATATCGTGACCCGCCTCTGTGGTTTATTGGGCAGAAACCCTGGACAGAACTGGAGATGTTGTGTGAACAAAGCAGTAGAAGAACTGGGCTTGGAGATGTTTGCTAGTTTTGTGACCACGCGGCACAAATACCGGGTGGGGGATTTGCACGTGGATCTCGACGAGGCGGATTTCGGCTACGCCGTGGGCGAGGTGGAAACTATGGTCCAACGGTTAGAGGACATCcctggggctttggagaagatTCAGAAGTTTTGCAGGCAGCTAG GCTTGGAAGAAACGCCCGCCATTCCTGGCAAGATGTTGGTGTATTTGCACAGATTCAGACCTACCCATTACCAGGCCTTGATGGAGTCTAGAATTGTGCGGGAAGTGATAACTACCACCGAGGGACAGTATGGAAAAGTTTGA